From the genome of Bos taurus isolate L1 Dominette 01449 registration number 42190680 breed Hereford chromosome 2, ARS-UCD2.0, whole genome shotgun sequence, one region includes:
- the RALB gene encoding ras-related protein Ral-B isoform X1 yields MAANKSKSQSSLALHKVIMVGSGGVGKSALTLQFMYDEFVEDYEPTKADSYRKKVVLDGEEVQIDILDTAGQEDYAAIRDNYFRSGEGFLLVFSITEHESFTATAEFREQILRVKAEEDKIPLLVVGNKSDLEERRQVLVEEARAKAEEWGVQYVETSAKTRANVDKVFFDLMREIRTKKMSENKDKNGKKSSKNKKSFKERCCLL; encoded by the exons ATGGCTGCAAACAAGAGTAAGAGCCAGAGCTCCCTGGCCCTGCACAAGGTGATCATGGTTGGCAGCGGAGGGGTTGGCAAGTCGGCCCTGACTCTGCAGTTCATGTATGATGAG TTTGTGGAGGACTATGAACCTACCAAGGCTGACAGTTACAGGAAGAAAGTGGTCCTCGATGGGGAAGAGGTGCAGATAGACATCCTGGACACGGCGGGACAGGAGGACTATGCGGCCATCCGTGACAACTACTTCCGGAGCGGGGAGGGCTTCCTGCTCGTGTTCTCCATCACCGAGCATGAGTCATTCACAGCAACTGCCGAATTCAG GGAACAGATCCTCCGCGTtaaagctgaagaagataaaatCCCACTGCTCGTCGTGGGGAACAAGTCTGACCTGGAGGAGCGGAGGCAGGTGCTAGTGGAGGAGGCCAGGGCCAAGGCCGAGGAGTGGGGTGTGCAGTACGTGGAGACCTCGGCCAAGACACGGGCCAACGTGGACAAG gtgTTCTTTGACCTCATGAGAGAGATCAGGACAAAGAAGatgtcagaaaacaaagataagaatGGCAAGAAAAGCAGCAAGAAcaagaaaagttttaaagaaagatgTTGCTTACTGTGA